A part of Thermoproteales archaeon genomic DNA contains:
- a CDS encoding type I 3-dehydroquinate dehydratase: MRLVAMSSVERVRICASVETISPWLLDKILQRLIAREVDLAEIKVPITGKNVEDFERLVRKYAPKVIVKPLLNERQGFSTLKKIIEFRPFYVEMEYKNIAKYPEIVDQILTNNVFLLASIDYNDSPTSNKIIHDVMQALNQSDVVKVSFPAESYEDNLKVFEVYGALHDDKQRLIIVAKGEKGYISQLLLPTFGAPFTISSIDENSSKDYVHYKLVQIFYKMMHSIGLQERSSRIL, from the coding sequence ATGAGGCTGGTAGCTATGTCTTCCGTTGAAAGAGTTAGAATATGCGCCAGCGTCGAAACCATAAGTCCCTGGCTGCTAGATAAAATATTGCAGAGACTGATTGCTAGAGAGGTTGATTTGGCAGAGATAAAAGTGCCGATAACGGGTAAGAACGTTGAAGATTTCGAGAGATTAGTTAGAAAATATGCTCCTAAGGTTATCGTTAAACCTTTGCTAAACGAAAGACAGGGCTTTTCAACGTTAAAAAAGATTATAGAGTTTAGACCTTTTTATGTGGAAATGGAGTATAAAAATATAGCTAAATATCCTGAAATAGTCGACCAGATATTAACGAATAACGTTTTCCTTTTGGCGTCGATAGATTACAATGATTCTCCAACTAGCAACAAGATCATACACGATGTTATGCAAGCTTTAAATCAAAGCGATGTAGTTAAGGTATCTTTTCCAGCTGAAAGTTATGAGGATAACCTAAAGGTTTTCGAAGTCTACGGCGCTCTCCACGATGATAAACAACGACTGATAATCGTGGCGAAGGGTGAAAAAGGCTATATTTCACAACTTTTGCTTCCTACCTTTGGCGCTCCGTTTACGATATCTAGTATCGATGAAAACTCGAGCAAAGACTATGTCCACTACAAGCTTGTGCAAATATTCTATAAAATGATGCATAGTATCGGTCTCCAAGAACGTTCTTCCAGGATTCTATAG